A part of Synechococcus sp. KORDI-49 genomic DNA contains:
- the thiL gene encoding thiamine-phosphate kinase, which produces MIETLADLGEAELLRRLAGFAPVGQLDDDTACLGADPRPLLVNTDVLVDGIHFSDGTTAPMDAGWRTVAANLSDLAASGADHVDGITVALVAPGTTPWSWVNGLYEGIAAALEQHGGVLLGGDCSTGSQRLISITALGRLGPLRLHRNAARPGDVLVTSGPHGLSRLGLALLQNDRHLPDGDLPETLKAAAVAQHRRPIPRFDALKALVNCKPAQLPWLAGGTDSSDGLLAAVQALCSSSGCGAELDHARLPRHGQWPQGEPWDRWCMTGGEDFELVLSLPEDWAEAWLSALPGSQRFGRITANPDSLIWSGDHAAVELSGSGFDHYRSA; this is translated from the coding sequence ATGATCGAAACCCTGGCTGACCTGGGTGAAGCGGAGCTGCTGCGGCGGCTGGCGGGCTTCGCACCGGTCGGCCAGCTGGATGACGACACCGCGTGCCTGGGAGCGGACCCGCGTCCGTTGCTGGTCAACACCGATGTGCTGGTGGATGGCATCCATTTCAGTGACGGCACCACCGCCCCCATGGATGCAGGCTGGCGGACCGTGGCGGCCAACCTGTCGGATCTGGCGGCAAGCGGTGCCGATCATGTCGACGGCATCACGGTCGCCCTGGTGGCTCCGGGAACAACACCGTGGAGCTGGGTGAATGGGTTGTACGAAGGAATCGCGGCCGCACTCGAACAGCATGGTGGGGTTCTGCTGGGAGGTGATTGCTCGACCGGCAGCCAACGACTGATTTCGATCACAGCCCTTGGCCGTCTCGGTCCGCTGCGACTGCACCGCAACGCGGCGCGACCAGGGGATGTGCTGGTGACGAGCGGGCCTCACGGCCTCAGCAGGCTTGGCCTGGCGCTGCTGCAGAACGATCGTCACCTGCCCGACGGCGACCTGCCCGAAACGCTCAAGGCCGCGGCCGTTGCTCAGCATCGCCGTCCGATTCCCCGCTTTGATGCCCTCAAGGCCCTGGTGAACTGCAAACCGGCGCAGCTTCCCTGGCTTGCCGGTGGCACAGACAGCAGCGACGGTCTGCTCGCAGCCGTACAGGCACTGTGCAGCAGCAGTGGTTGTGGTGCGGAGCTGGATCATGCCCGACTGCCGCGCCACGGGCAGTGGCCGCAGGGAGAACCCTGGGACCGCTGGTGCATGACGGGCGGCGAGGATTTCGAACTGGTGCTCAGCCTTCCTGAGGACTGGGCGGAAGCCTGGCTCAGTGCACTCCCCGGGAGTCAGCGATTCGGACGGATCACCGCCAATCCAGACAGCCTGATCTGGAGCGGAGATCACGCTGCCGTTG
- a CDS encoding peptidylprolyl isomerase, translating into MAHQRFKALLITLITTGLFLVVTPAWAGLPQGNAVKDPAAILRDALPFDQQDIRTLQHRLELTSDDLRAKRWSALGKAVSRSQALLNTRRSTILNAVPEDRRSRAEDLLAQVDTGLEDLQQTVQAADKPEFIANRRKTLRHIGDVEALLVEDGFERAIPAEFDALPRLQGRATLTISTTQGDLTTVVDGYNAPLTAGAFVDLALKGFYDDLPFIRAEDFYVIQSGDPEGPEIGYVDPATGQERQVPLEIRVPEEPETLYNETFEDVGLYKATPTLPFATLGTLGWAHSAQAIDDGSSQFFMFLYEAELTPAGLNLVDGRNAAFGYVVEGFDVLEELTTDDRIRSIKVIDGADGLRSHA; encoded by the coding sequence TTGGCCCATCAGCGTTTTAAAGCCCTCCTGATCACCCTGATCACCACCGGACTGTTCCTTGTGGTGACCCCCGCCTGGGCGGGACTGCCGCAGGGGAATGCCGTGAAGGACCCGGCCGCGATCCTCAGGGACGCCCTGCCCTTCGATCAGCAGGACATCCGCACCCTGCAGCATCGTCTCGAGCTCACCAGCGATGACCTGCGGGCCAAGCGCTGGAGTGCTCTCGGCAAGGCCGTGAGCCGCAGTCAGGCGCTCCTGAACACACGTCGGAGCACCATCCTCAATGCGGTCCCGGAAGACCGGCGCAGCAGAGCCGAGGATCTGCTCGCACAGGTGGACACCGGTCTGGAGGATCTGCAGCAGACCGTTCAAGCCGCTGACAAACCGGAATTCATCGCCAATCGACGCAAGACCTTGCGCCATATCGGTGATGTGGAAGCTCTGCTGGTGGAGGACGGCTTCGAGCGCGCGATCCCTGCCGAATTCGATGCCCTGCCGCGTCTGCAGGGGCGCGCAACCCTCACCATCAGCACCACGCAGGGGGATCTCACCACCGTCGTGGATGGCTACAACGCCCCCCTGACGGCAGGTGCCTTCGTTGATCTGGCGTTGAAGGGGTTCTACGACGACCTGCCCTTCATCCGCGCCGAGGACTTCTACGTGATCCAGAGCGGAGATCCCGAGGGACCGGAGATCGGCTATGTCGATCCCGCCACGGGGCAAGAACGCCAGGTGCCCCTGGAGATTCGCGTGCCCGAGGAACCGGAGACCCTTTACAACGAAACCTTTGAAGACGTCGGCCTGTACAAGGCGACGCCGACTCTGCCCTTCGCCACGCTCGGCACCCTGGGCTGGGCCCATTCGGCCCAGGCCATCGACGACGGATCGTCCCAGTTCTTCATGTTCCTGTACGAAGCGGAGCTGACTCCGGCAGGGCTCAACCTGGTGGATGGTCGCAACGCCGCCTTCGGCTACGTCGTTGAGGGATTTGATGTGCTCGAAGAGCTCACCACCGATGACCGGATCCGATCGATCAAGGTGATCGATGGTGCCGACGGCCTCCGATCTCACGCATGA
- the efp gene encoding elongation factor P — MISSNDFRTGTTIELDGAVWRVVEFLHVKPGKGSAFVRSKLKAVKSGSVVEKTFRAGEMVPQAILEKSSLQHTYMEGEDFVFMDMASYEETRLSAEQIGESRKYLKEGMEVNVVSWNGSPLEVELPNSVVLEITETDPGVKGDTATGGTKPAILETGAQVMVPLFLSVGERIKVDTRNDSYLGRDN; from the coding sequence ATGATCTCCAGCAACGACTTTCGCACCGGCACCACGATCGAACTCGATGGTGCGGTCTGGCGCGTGGTGGAGTTCCTGCACGTCAAGCCCGGCAAGGGTTCCGCCTTTGTCCGCTCCAAGCTCAAGGCGGTGAAGAGCGGCAGCGTCGTGGAGAAGACCTTCCGCGCGGGCGAGATGGTTCCCCAGGCGATCCTGGAGAAGTCCTCTCTGCAGCACACCTACATGGAAGGGGAGGATTTCGTGTTCATGGATATGGCGTCCTATGAAGAGACCCGGTTGTCAGCCGAACAGATCGGAGAGAGTCGCAAGTACCTCAAGGAGGGCATGGAGGTGAACGTCGTCTCCTGGAACGGCAGTCCCCTGGAGGTGGAGCTGCCCAATTCCGTTGTGCTTGAGATCACCGAAACCGATCCGGGAGTGAAGGGTGATACAGCCACCGGCGGCACCAAGCCGGCCATCCTCGAGACAGGAGCTCAGGTGATGGTTCCCCTTTTCCTTTCCGTCGGCGAGAGGATCAAGGTCGACACCCGCAACGACAGCTACCTCGGCCGCGACAACTGA
- the accB gene encoding acetyl-CoA carboxylase biotin carboxyl carrier protein has protein sequence MQLDHDQLHRLLEALGESDIQEFRLESDDFRLEIRRNLPTQTVMTTVAPTPVAAAAPIVSETAPASPPPAAAATRSDLVDITAPMVGTFYRAPAPGESPFIEVGNRINVGQTICILEAMKLMNELEAEVSGDVVEILVDNGTPVEFGQVLMRVRPA, from the coding sequence ATGCAGCTCGATCACGACCAACTGCATCGGCTTCTTGAGGCGCTCGGTGAGAGCGACATTCAGGAATTCCGTCTTGAGAGCGACGATTTCCGGCTGGAGATCCGGCGCAATCTCCCCACCCAGACCGTGATGACCACGGTGGCTCCGACTCCCGTCGCCGCTGCTGCCCCAATCGTGAGCGAGACCGCTCCCGCGTCCCCTCCTCCGGCCGCGGCTGCCACGCGCAGTGATCTGGTGGACATCACTGCACCGATGGTGGGCACGTTCTATCGGGCTCCTGCCCCCGGAGAGTCTCCGTTCATTGAAGTCGGAAACCGCATCAACGTCGGCCAGACCATCTGCATTCTCGAGGCCATGAAGCTGATGAACGAACTGGAGGCCGAGGTGAGTGGAGATGTGGTCGAAATCCTTGTTGACAACGGCACGCCCGTTGAATTCGGACAGGTGCTGATGCGGGTGCGACCCGCCTAG
- the pdxA gene encoding 4-hydroxythreonine-4-phosphate dehydrogenase PdxA produces METSDHDATQRLVIALGDPAGIGMEVTLKALASPELPQAMKPMLVGCRRTLLETHDRLRRLGCTALADPEHLTIDDRPLIAPIQPGQGDARSGEASFHWLTVAVDHLVSRGARALVTAPIAKHLWHAAGHIYPGQTERLAELAGCPHASMLFTARSPLNGWRLNTLLATTHIPLQQVPDVLNEEVLVDKLDALLAFCQRFHPRPHLAVAGLNPHAGEEGQLGAEENDWIRPALDRWRLAHPDVRLDGPLPPDTCWLAAGRAWQALDEDAAPHGYLALYHDQGLIPVKLLAFDAAVNTTLGLPFLRTSPDHGTGFDIAGRGIARPQSMISALQAAWELTTP; encoded by the coding sequence ATGGAGACATCCGACCACGACGCTACCCAACGCCTTGTGATCGCTCTGGGGGATCCTGCGGGCATCGGGATGGAAGTGACGCTGAAGGCGCTTGCCTCTCCAGAGCTGCCGCAAGCGATGAAACCGATGCTGGTGGGCTGTCGCCGAACCCTGCTGGAGACCCACGACCGGTTGAGAAGGCTCGGCTGCACCGCTTTGGCCGATCCGGAGCATCTGACGATCGACGATCGACCACTGATCGCTCCCATCCAGCCGGGGCAAGGTGATGCACGCAGCGGCGAAGCGAGTTTCCACTGGCTCACCGTCGCCGTGGACCATCTGGTGAGCCGCGGCGCGCGCGCCCTGGTCACCGCACCGATCGCCAAACATCTCTGGCATGCAGCAGGACACATCTATCCCGGTCAGACCGAACGCCTGGCTGAACTGGCGGGTTGCCCGCACGCATCCATGCTGTTCACGGCACGTTCTCCCCTGAACGGCTGGCGGCTGAACACCCTGCTGGCCACCACCCACATCCCGTTGCAGCAGGTACCCGACGTTCTGAACGAAGAGGTGCTGGTCGACAAACTCGATGCTCTGCTGGCGTTCTGCCAGCGTTTTCATCCCAGACCTCACCTGGCAGTCGCCGGTCTCAATCCCCACGCCGGCGAGGAAGGTCAACTGGGAGCAGAGGAGAACGACTGGATCAGACCCGCCCTGGACCGCTGGCGGCTGGCGCACCCGGACGTGCGCCTTGATGGTCCGTTGCCGCCGGACACCTGCTGGCTGGCCGCCGGACGAGCCTGGCAAGCACTGGATGAAGACGCGGCACCGCATGGATACCTTGCCCTCTATCACGATCAGGGGCTGATCCCGGTGAAGCTGCTCGCCTTCGATGCGGCTGTCAACACCACCCTGGGCCTGCCTTTCCTGCGCACGTCGCCGGACCACGGCACCGGTTTCGATATCGCCGGACGAGGAATCGCCCGACCTCAGAGCATGATTTCCGCTCTGCAGGCGGCCTGGGAGCTGACGACGCCCTAG
- a CDS encoding SDR family oxidoreductase → MLNELVNRSRALPASAKVLILGGGYSGRMLAALLRRLGNTVLCTRRDQSRPDADLLFDSDRDLLPQPDALQGITHLLSTIPPSPEGQDPALHCLRSQLESMPLQWVGYLSTTGVYGDTQGNWVRETDPARPGQARSRRRLNCEEAWRDSGLPIQILRLPGIYGPGRSVLNTVQEGRARRIDKTGQVFCRVHVEDIAGACLHLMHRSQEGVHPAIVNVVDDEPAASTELLDHACALLGRNAPETETFEQASLQMSAMARSFWSENRRVSNHLLRDGLGYDLLHPDYRVGLQDCLKQDVSPSSPA, encoded by the coding sequence ATGCTCAATGAGCTTGTCAACCGCAGCCGGGCTCTGCCTGCCAGCGCGAAAGTCCTGATTCTTGGCGGGGGATACAGCGGCCGGATGCTCGCGGCACTGCTGCGGCGGCTGGGGAACACGGTGCTCTGCACACGACGCGATCAGTCAAGGCCCGATGCCGACCTGCTGTTCGACAGCGACCGCGACCTGCTGCCGCAACCTGATGCCCTACAGGGCATCACCCATCTGCTCAGCACCATTCCGCCGTCACCGGAAGGACAGGATCCCGCCCTGCACTGCCTGCGATCCCAGCTGGAATCAATGCCGTTGCAGTGGGTGGGGTATCTCAGCACCACGGGGGTCTACGGCGATACTCAGGGGAACTGGGTGCGTGAAACAGACCCGGCACGACCCGGGCAAGCCCGCAGCCGTCGACGTCTGAACTGCGAAGAGGCCTGGCGGGATTCCGGGCTGCCGATCCAGATCCTGCGTCTGCCGGGCATCTACGGCCCGGGGCGATCCGTCCTCAACACAGTGCAGGAGGGTCGGGCCCGTCGGATCGACAAAACCGGGCAGGTTTTCTGCAGGGTGCATGTCGAGGACATCGCCGGTGCCTGTCTGCACCTGATGCATCGCTCACAGGAGGGCGTGCATCCCGCCATCGTCAATGTCGTCGACGATGAACCGGCCGCCAGTACCGAACTGCTGGACCATGCCTGTGCACTGCTCGGCAGAAACGCGCCGGAGACGGAGACCTTCGAGCAGGCCAGTCTGCAGATGAGTGCCATGGCACGCTCCTTCTGGAGCGAGAACCGAAGGGTGAGCAATCATCTGCTGCGGGATGGTCTCGGTTATGACCTGCTTCATCCCGACTACCGCGTCGGATTGCAGGACTGTCTGAAGCAGGACGTCAGTCCTTCGTCGCCGGCGTAG
- a CDS encoding HNH endonuclease, with product MHSRDAVFLDELCPKLRVRRWRQSLHTHTGQSCIYCGKPSESIDHVLPRSRGGLSVTENCVPACLSCNGHKSDSDVFEWYRRQRFYDPRRAMAIRAWMDGDLRLALRLLQWAQPNQAPSADRTGDKNLTFQTI from the coding sequence ATGCATAGCAGAGATGCCGTTTTTCTTGACGAACTCTGCCCGAAATTACGCGTCCGACGTTGGAGACAATCTCTCCATACTCACACCGGTCAAAGTTGTATTTATTGCGGCAAACCTTCCGAATCCATTGATCATGTCCTTCCTCGCAGCAGAGGTGGACTGAGCGTTACCGAAAACTGTGTCCCGGCATGTCTGTCCTGCAACGGTCACAAGTCTGATTCGGATGTCTTCGAGTGGTACCGGCGACAGCGCTTCTACGACCCCCGAAGGGCCATGGCGATCCGCGCCTGGATGGATGGTGATCTGCGTCTGGCTCTGAGGTTGCTGCAGTGGGCTCAGCCGAATCAGGCCCCATCCGCCGACCGGACAGGTGACAAGAACCTGACCTTCCAGACCATCTGA
- a CDS encoding DEAD/DEAH box helicase — protein MRVVSPFDAVTQAQLKRIRPRGHWHGPAAGWEFPLAAADALQTQLGKRFHIAPDLEQWLSWSRHPLPPMPSHRDLVAAADLQQVLPDGRQPLRHQRSGVRWLLARRGALLADEMGLGKTLTALLAARAMVRCMEVRVLVIAPVGLHRHWRQEADAVGLSIALASWARLPGDLPPAGTVLLVDEAHFAQSIRAKRTAALLRLARHPRLRAIWMITGTPMKNGRPAQLYPLLAAIDHPIARDRRSYEERFCQGHWREQRGRQRWQADGASELEGLRRLTRPLILHRRKAQVLDLPPKRRALHPVELTEREALGFDHRVDLVVEDYRHRVRLGQVRSDAEPLAVLTSLRRIASEFKLPALEALLSRLRSDGQAVVVFSGFVDPLVLLHQRVGGELLTGRQRPQDRQRAVDRFQQQDCDLLLATYGTGGLGFTLHRARHVVLLERPWTPGDLEQAEDRCHRLGMGDGLTCHWLQLGPADQLVDGLVASKAERIDVLLGPRRIALERQSLPAMVRSCLQAA, from the coding sequence ATCCGTGTCGTCAGTCCATTCGATGCGGTCACACAGGCGCAGCTGAAACGGATCCGTCCCAGGGGGCATTGGCATGGCCCCGCCGCGGGCTGGGAATTCCCACTGGCTGCGGCGGATGCCCTGCAGACGCAACTCGGCAAGCGGTTTCACATCGCTCCGGATCTGGAGCAATGGCTGAGCTGGAGCCGTCACCCTCTGCCGCCGATGCCGTCCCACAGGGATCTGGTGGCGGCGGCCGATCTTCAGCAGGTTCTGCCCGATGGTCGTCAGCCTCTGCGGCATCAGCGCAGCGGTGTGCGCTGGCTGTTGGCGCGACGGGGTGCATTGCTGGCCGATGAGATGGGTCTGGGAAAGACGCTGACGGCTCTGTTGGCGGCCCGCGCCATGGTCCGCTGCATGGAGGTGAGAGTTCTGGTGATTGCGCCCGTCGGGCTTCATCGCCACTGGCGTCAGGAGGCGGATGCCGTCGGTCTCTCCATTGCGTTGGCCAGCTGGGCCAGGCTGCCCGGGGATCTGCCGCCTGCCGGCACCGTGCTGCTGGTGGATGAGGCCCATTTCGCTCAGTCGATCCGGGCGAAACGCACGGCTGCCCTGCTGCGTCTGGCACGCCATCCCCGATTGCGGGCGATCTGGATGATCACCGGGACCCCGATGAAGAACGGGCGTCCTGCTCAGCTTTATCCACTCCTTGCTGCGATCGATCACCCGATTGCCCGCGACCGACGCAGCTATGAGGAACGCTTCTGCCAGGGCCATTGGCGTGAACAGCGGGGACGTCAGCGCTGGCAGGCGGATGGTGCCAGTGAGCTCGAGGGGTTGAGGCGTCTCACCCGTCCGCTGATCCTTCATCGCCGCAAGGCCCAGGTGCTGGATCTTCCCCCCAAGCGGCGTGCACTGCATCCTGTCGAGCTCACGGAGCGGGAGGCGCTCGGCTTCGATCACCGGGTCGATCTCGTTGTGGAGGACTATCGACACCGGGTCAGGCTCGGTCAGGTGCGTTCCGATGCCGAGCCTCTGGCGGTGCTGACCTCCCTTCGTCGGATCGCCTCGGAGTTCAAGCTCCCCGCCCTGGAGGCTCTGTTGTCACGGTTGCGCTCAGACGGGCAAGCCGTGGTGGTCTTCAGTGGCTTCGTTGATCCGCTGGTGCTGCTGCATCAGCGGGTCGGCGGAGAGCTGCTCACCGGACGTCAGCGTCCACAGGATCGTCAGCGCGCTGTGGATCGCTTTCAGCAGCAGGACTGCGATCTGCTGCTCGCCACCTACGGCACGGGCGGGCTTGGATTCACCCTGCATCGGGCGAGACATGTGGTGCTTCTGGAACGTCCCTGGACTCCAGGAGATCTGGAGCAGGCGGAGGATCGTTGCCATCGGCTCGGTATGGGGGATGGGCTGACCTGCCACTGGCTGCAGCTCGGTCCTGCTGACCAGCTGGTGGATGGTCTGGTGGCCAGCAAGGCCGAGCGGATCGATGTCTTGCTTGGACCACGTCGCATCGCCCTCGAGCGTCAGTCCCTGCCTGCCATGGTGCGTTCCTGCCTGCAGGCTGCCTGA
- a CDS encoding DUF6554 family protein: MRGFAPFPALVSLGLIGVCAATVADAAERKQDKGAKIYCYMRSSGNDHAVSWNAAYAVIKRQGKGPFKTSPQHASVMITESVVNDPGNFPDCGQFLGDLFGGSSQTSISSGRPSPAPTSNTPSGSETFDENRYSY; this comes from the coding sequence ATGCGAGGTTTCGCTCCCTTTCCGGCCCTGGTCAGCCTCGGCCTGATCGGTGTCTGCGCTGCCACCGTGGCCGATGCTGCGGAACGCAAGCAGGACAAGGGCGCCAAGATCTACTGCTACATGCGCTCCAGCGGCAATGACCACGCCGTGAGCTGGAATGCGGCCTACGCCGTGATCAAGCGCCAAGGAAAAGGACCCTTCAAGACATCGCCGCAGCACGCCTCTGTGATGATCACCGAGTCGGTGGTCAACGACCCCGGCAATTTCCCCGACTGTGGCCAGTTCCTCGGCGATCTGTTCGGAGGCAGCTCGCAGACCTCCATCTCCAGTGGCCGACCTTCCCCTGCACCAACCAGCAACACTCCCAGCGGTTCCGAGACATTCGACGAGAACCGATACAGCTACTGA
- a CDS encoding AbrB family transcriptional regulator, whose translation MHPVATLLIYLAAGTAVGLLALLSRIPAAPLAGALLGAGLLSMSGRLDSADWPSGTRTVLEIGIGTVIGTGLTRASFEQLQALWRPALLITVTLVLTGIVIGLWSSRLLGIDPVVALLGAAPGGISGMSLVGAEFGVGAAVAALHAVRLITVLLVLPVVVRLLTPMTLGNS comes from the coding sequence ATGCACCCAGTCGCCACGCTGTTGATCTACCTGGCTGCCGGCACCGCAGTCGGGCTGCTGGCTCTGCTCAGCCGCATTCCGGCCGCTCCGCTGGCCGGTGCCCTTCTGGGAGCAGGCCTGTTGAGCATGAGCGGTCGACTGGACAGCGCGGACTGGCCCAGCGGCACCAGGACCGTGCTGGAGATCGGCATCGGCACGGTGATCGGCACAGGGCTGACGCGCGCTTCCTTCGAACAACTGCAGGCACTCTGGCGGCCTGCCCTGCTGATCACCGTCACCCTGGTGCTCACCGGCATCGTGATCGGGCTGTGGAGCAGCAGGCTGCTCGGCATTGATCCCGTCGTCGCCCTGCTGGGCGCTGCCCCGGGGGGCATCAGCGGCATGAGTCTGGTCGGTGCGGAATTCGGCGTTGGTGCGGCGGTGGCAGCCCTGCACGCGGTTCGACTGATCACGGTGCTGCTGGTGTTGCCTGTGGTGGTGCGACTGCTGACTCCGATGACCCTTGGAAACTCCTGA
- a CDS encoding alanine--glyoxylate aminotransferase family protein encodes MQDKLTLMIPGPTPVPETVLKAIGRHPIGHRSGDFQEIVRRTTDQLQWLHQTSGDVLVITGSGTAAMEAGMINTLSRGDRVLCGDNGKFGERWVKVARAYGLDVEVIKAEWGQPLDTEAFRSALEADTAKQIRAVILTHSETSTGVINDLQTICGHVKAHGTALTIADCVTSLGATDVPMDAWGIDVVASGSQKGYMLPPGLSFVAMSDRAWEAYDRSDLPKFYLDLGPYRKTAAKNSNPFTPAVNLYFGLEAALEMMQSEGLEAIFTRHSRHRAAAQAGMKAIGMPLFAAEGHGSPAITAVAPQGIDAELLRKTVKERFDILLAGGQDHLKGKVFRIGHLGFVCDRDVLTAVSAIEATLQSLGLHQGKMGSGVAAAAEALN; translated from the coding sequence GTGCAGGACAAGCTCACCCTGATGATTCCGGGCCCGACACCGGTTCCCGAAACGGTGCTGAAGGCCATTGGCCGCCATCCCATCGGCCATCGCAGCGGCGACTTCCAGGAGATTGTGCGACGCACCACTGATCAGCTGCAGTGGCTGCATCAGACCAGCGGGGATGTGCTGGTGATCACCGGAAGCGGCACCGCCGCCATGGAGGCCGGAATGATCAACACCCTGAGCCGTGGTGACCGGGTCCTCTGCGGAGACAACGGCAAGTTCGGTGAACGCTGGGTGAAGGTGGCACGCGCCTACGGCCTGGACGTGGAGGTGATCAAGGCGGAGTGGGGCCAGCCACTGGACACCGAGGCGTTCCGCAGCGCCCTGGAAGCTGACACGGCCAAGCAGATCCGTGCCGTGATCCTCACCCATTCGGAAACCTCCACCGGGGTGATCAACGATCTTCAGACCATCTGCGGCCACGTGAAAGCCCACGGAACCGCCCTGACCATCGCTGACTGCGTCACCAGCCTCGGCGCAACGGATGTGCCCATGGATGCCTGGGGCATTGATGTCGTCGCCTCCGGCTCCCAGAAGGGCTACATGCTGCCTCCGGGACTGAGCTTCGTTGCCATGAGTGATCGGGCATGGGAGGCCTACGACCGCTCCGATCTGCCGAAGTTCTATCTGGATCTTGGACCGTATCGAAAGACAGCAGCGAAGAACAGCAACCCATTCACGCCAGCAGTGAATCTCTATTTCGGCCTGGAAGCCGCTCTGGAGATGATGCAGTCGGAGGGGCTCGAGGCGATCTTCACCCGTCATTCACGTCACCGCGCCGCCGCCCAGGCCGGCATGAAGGCGATCGGCATGCCTCTGTTCGCTGCCGAAGGCCATGGCAGTCCGGCGATCACAGCCGTGGCACCGCAAGGCATCGATGCGGAGTTGCTGCGCAAGACAGTCAAGGAGCGTTTCGATATTCTTCTGGCAGGCGGACAGGATCACCTCAAAGGCAAGGTTTTCCGCATCGGCCATCTCGGTTTCGTCTGTGATCGGGATGTACTCACTGCCGTCTCAGCCATCGAAGCAACGCTGCAATCTCTCGGACTGCATCAGGGCAAGATGGGTTCAGGCGTGGCTGCGGCCGCAGAGGCTCTGAACTGA
- the cbiD gene encoding cobalt-precorrin-5B (C(1))-methyltransferase CbiD — MPINVSASGLTLPVWVTAAARAAVCALLHRPFQGQQPLQLPDRDAPVAVPVLSAAPLAGGDSALAISRCEPGEGLDLTRGLEIWVFVEWCERDAVPIVLVAGEGVGRMQSDGEPCLSAFARTLLSVNLEPLVPSHRGLRVEVVLPRGRELAERTSNAAFGVVDGLALIGTQAEVQRSADPDQLQMVLAELRVLATDASFAGQLVLVIGENGLDLARRAGWQPLLKVGNWIGPVLVAAAEAGVQDLLLLGYHGKLVKLAGGIFHTHHHLADGRLEVLTALGLDQDLSPQQLQRLRHAHSVEEALQGLEPEARERLGRHLAATVEQRSRAYIARYGDWSMRIGAALFDRGRSLRWRGPVAEDRFFTLRD, encoded by the coding sequence CTGCCCATCAACGTCTCCGCTTCCGGACTGACTCTGCCGGTGTGGGTGACAGCCGCGGCCCGTGCCGCTGTGTGTGCTCTGCTGCATCGCCCGTTTCAGGGTCAGCAGCCGTTGCAGCTTCCCGATCGGGATGCCCCTGTGGCAGTTCCCGTGCTTTCGGCAGCTCCACTGGCAGGGGGCGATTCCGCCCTGGCGATCAGCCGCTGTGAACCGGGAGAGGGGTTGGATCTGACACGAGGTCTGGAGATCTGGGTCTTTGTGGAATGGTGCGAGCGTGATGCGGTCCCGATCGTTCTGGTGGCCGGAGAGGGGGTGGGGCGCATGCAGAGCGACGGAGAACCCTGTCTCTCCGCCTTTGCCAGAACTCTGCTGTCGGTGAACCTCGAACCGTTGGTGCCGTCGCATCGTGGCCTGCGGGTTGAGGTGGTGCTTCCACGGGGGCGGGAGCTGGCGGAGCGCACCAGCAATGCCGCCTTCGGGGTTGTGGATGGCCTGGCCCTGATCGGCACCCAGGCAGAAGTGCAGCGCAGTGCGGATCCCGATCAGTTGCAGATGGTGCTTGCGGAACTGCGGGTTCTCGCAACGGATGCGTCCTTCGCCGGCCAACTGGTGCTGGTGATCGGTGAGAACGGCCTCGATCTGGCCCGACGCGCGGGTTGGCAGCCTCTGCTGAAGGTGGGCAACTGGATCGGACCGGTGTTGGTGGCCGCAGCAGAGGCCGGCGTTCAGGATCTGCTGCTGCTGGGCTACCACGGCAAGCTCGTCAAGTTGGCGGGCGGGATTTTCCACACCCACCACCACCTGGCGGATGGCCGTCTCGAGGTGCTCACGGCGCTGGGACTGGATCAGGATCTGTCGCCGCAGCAGCTTCAGCGGCTGCGGCACGCGCATTCCGTCGAGGAGGCCCTGCAGGGGCTGGAGCCCGAGGCGAGAGAGAGGCTCGGTCGTCACCTGGCGGCGACGGTGGAGCAGCGCAGTCGGGCCTACATCGCTCGCTACGGCGATTGGTCCATGCGCATCGGTGCCGCTCTGTTTGATCGCGGCAGGAGTCTGCGCTGGCGTGGGCCCGTGGCGGAGGACCGCTTCTTTACGCTGAGGGATTGA